In Cellulomonas wangsupingiae, the genomic window AGCGCATCGACATGTTCGGCGCCCGCATCGACCAGCTCCCGCTCATCTGGCGGCGGCTCGTCGACGCGGGGTTCGAGTCGGGGCACGCGTACGGCAAGTCCCTGCGGACCGTGAAGTCGTGCGTCGGGTCGACCTGGTGCCGGTTCGGCGTGCAGGACTCCGTGGCGCTCGCGGTGATGCTCGAGCTGCGGTACCGAGGGCTGCGCTCGCCGCACAAGATCAAGCTCGGGGTGTCGGGGTGCGCGCGCGAGTGCGCCGAGGCCCGTGGCAAGGACGTCGGCGTGATCGCGACCGACAAGGGCTGGAACGTGTACGTCGGCGGCAACGGCGGGTTCACGCCGCGTCACGCGCGGCTGCTCGCCGAGGACCTGGACACCGACACCCTCGTGCGGACCGTCGACCGCTTCCTGCTCTACTACGTGCGCACGGCGGACCGGCTGCAGCGCACCGCGCCGTGGATCGAGGAGGTCGAGGGCGGGCTGGACGGCGTGCGTGCGGTGGTCCTGGAGGACTCCCTGGGCATCTGCGGCGACCTCGACGAGCAGATGGCGCGGCACGTCGAGCAGTACGAGGACGAGTGGCGCGCGACCCTCGACGACCCGGACAAGCTCAAGCGGTTCGCCTCGTTCGTCAACGCCCCCGACGTGCCCGACCCCTCCCTGGCCTACGTGCCCGAGCGCGGCCAGGTCCGCCCCGCCTCCGCCGACGAGCGCGCCGTGCTCGTCGCCGGCGCCACCCTGGAGGTCCGCTCGTGACGACCATCGACGACGTGGCCACGACGTGGCTGACCGTGTGCCGGCTCGACGACCTCGCGCGCGAGCGCGGCGCGGCGGCCCTGGTCCCTGACGAGGTCGGGGGCGCGCCCGTCCTCACGCAGGTGGCGCTGTTCCGCCTGCTCGACGACCGTGTGCTGGCCGTGCAGCAGCACGACCCGTTCTCCGACGCGCACGTCCTGGCGCGCGGGATCGTCGGGACGCGCCGCGTCGACGGGCAGGACGTCCCGACCGTCGCGTCCCCCATGCACAAGCAGGTGTTCGACCTGCGCACGGGCGTGTGCCTGGACCCGGCCGGCAAGGTGCCGCGGCCCGGCCTGCTGCCGGACCTGCGGACGTGGGACGTCGAGGTGGTCGACGGCGACGTCCGCGTCGCGGTGACCGCGGGTGCGCGGTGACCACGCTCCTCGGTGCCGAGCTGACCGACCGGCCCGTCCTGGTGGTGGGGGGCGGCCCGGTGGCCGCCCGCCGTGCCGAGGCGCTGGTGGACGACGGGGCGCGCGTGCACGTGGTCGCACCGCACGTCTGCGAGCACCTCGCGGACCTCGTGGTCGCCGGACGCGCCCGCTGGTCGGACCGTGAGGTCGTCGAGTCCGACCTGGACGACGTGTGGCTCGTGCACACGGCGACGGGGGAGCGGGCGACCGACGCGGCCGTCGTCGCGTGGGCGACGGCCCGCCGGGTGTTCTGCGTCGACGCCGGCGGGCAGCGGCGTGCCGCCGCCGGGACCGCGCGCACGCCCGCGACGACGCGGGCCGGTGACGTGCTCGTGGGCGTCGTGTCGACCGCCGGCGCGGACCCGCGGCGCAGCGTGCGGGTGCGCGACCGGCTCGCGGCCCACCTGCGCGCCGGGGACGTCGACCTGCGCCGGCGCCGGCCCGCGGCCGACCGGGGACGCGTCGTGCTCGTCGGCGGCGGGCCCGGGGACGTGGGTCTGCTGACCGTCGCGGGCCGCCGGGCGCTCGCCGAGGCGGACGTCGTGGTGGCGGACCGGCTGGGCCCGTCCGACGTGCTCGACGAGCTGCCCGCGGACGTCGAGGTCGTCGACGTCGGCAAGTCGCCCGGGCACCACCCGGTGCCGCAGGACGAGATCAACCGCATCCTCGTCGAGCACGCGCAGCGCGGGCGCGTGGTCGTGCGGCTCAAGGGCGGCGACCCGTTCGTGTACGGGCGCGGCGGCGAGGAGGTGCTGGCCTGCCGGTCCGCGGGGGTGCCGGTCACGGTGGTCCCGGGAGTGAGCAGCGCCTTCGCCGCGGCCGCCGCCGCGGGCATCCCGCTCACGCACCGCGGGCTGGTCGGGGCGGTGCACGTGATGAACGGCACCGACGGCTGGTCGTCGGCCGCGCTGACGGGGCTGCGGGAGAGGTCGTGCACGGTCGTGGTGCTCATGGGCGTCGGGGCGCTGCCGGCGCTCGTGCGCGGCGCCCTGAGCGGCGGTGTGGATCCCGACGTCCCGGTCGCCGTGGTGGAGCGCGCGACCCTCCCGGACCAGCGCGTGACGCACGCGGCGCTGCACGAGGTGGCCGCGGTGGCGTCGGCGCGGGGCGTGCGCGCGCCCGCGGTCCTCGTCCTCGGGGACGTGGCCCGTCCGGGGCTGCTCGACGTGCCGCAGGACGAACGTGTGCACGCGCCGGGCCCGGGCGCCGCCACAATGGGCGCGTGACGGCGGACATGATCGACCAGACCTTGGCAGGCTGCGTCGTGCTCGTCACGGCCGACAGGCGGGCCGCGGAGCTGCGGGCAGCCCTCGAGCGTCGGGGTGCGACGGTGCGTCACGCACCCGCGCTCGGCATGGTGCCGCACACCGACGACGCGCTGCTGCTCGAGCGCACGCGGGACCTGCTGGCCGACCCGCCGGACACGGTCGTCGTCACCACCGGCATCGGCTTCCGCGGCTGGATCGAGGCGGCGGACGCGGCCGGCGTGGCCGACCGTCTGCTGGAGGCGCTGGCGACGACGCGCATCGTCGCGCGCGGTCCCAAGGCGCGCGGCGCGATCCAGGCGGCCGGCCTCAGCGCGGACTGGGTGGCGGAGTCCGAGACGAGCGCCGAGATCGCCGAGACGCTGCTCGACGAGGGCGTCGCGGGCCGCGACATCGTGATCCAGCACCACGGTGCGGGTGCCGACGGGCTCGACGAGGCGTTCGCGCTGGCAGGCGCGCGCGTGCGCAGCCTCGTGGTGTACCGCTGGGGGCCGCCGCCGGACCCCGAGCTCGTCCGGGAGTCGGCGCGCGCCGTCGCGGACGGCGAGATCGACGCCGTGGTGTTCACGTCGGCCCCCGGGGCGGCTGCCTGGCTGGCCGCGGTGGACGAGGCGGGCGTGCGGGACGGCGTGCTGCGCCGGCACCGCGCCGGCGGCGTGGTCTTCGCGGCGGTCGGGCCCGTCACGGCCAAGCCCTTGCTGGACGCCGGCATCGAGCCGCTCG contains:
- the cobA gene encoding uroporphyrinogen-III C-methyltransferase yields the protein MTTLLGAELTDRPVLVVGGGPVAARRAEALVDDGARVHVVAPHVCEHLADLVVAGRARWSDREVVESDLDDVWLVHTATGERATDAAVVAWATARRVFCVDAGGQRRAAAGTARTPATTRAGDVLVGVVSTAGADPRRSVRVRDRLAAHLRAGDVDLRRRRPAADRGRVVLVGGGPGDVGLLTVAGRRALAEADVVVADRLGPSDVLDELPADVEVVDVGKSPGHHPVPQDEINRILVEHAQRGRVVVRLKGGDPFVYGRGGEEVLACRSAGVPVTVVPGVSSAFAAAAAAGIPLTHRGLVGAVHVMNGTDGWSSAALTGLRERSCTVVVLMGVGALPALVRGALSGGVDPDVPVAVVERATLPDQRVTHAALHEVAAVASARGVRAPAVLVLGDVARPGLLDVPQDERVHAPGPGAATMGA
- a CDS encoding uroporphyrinogen-III synthase; the protein is MIDQTLAGCVVLVTADRRAAELRAALERRGATVRHAPALGMVPHTDDALLLERTRDLLADPPDTVVVTTGIGFRGWIEAADAAGVADRLLEALATTRIVARGPKARGAIQAAGLSADWVAESETSAEIAETLLDEGVAGRDIVIQHHGAGADGLDEAFALAGARVRSLVVYRWGPPPDPELVRESARAVADGEIDAVVFTSAPGAAAWLAAVDEAGVRDGVLRRHRAGGVVFAAVGPVTAKPLLDAGIEPLVPDRGRLGSLVRAVVTHYGGIDALDTVAGPLRVRRAAAVLDGRVLPLSRTGLEVLRLLAHARGSVVPRDRVLAALPGVSSDPHAAEVAIARLRDATGSRALIRTVVKRGYRLELQEQS
- the nirD gene encoding nitrite reductase small subunit NirD, producing MTTIDDVATTWLTVCRLDDLARERGAAALVPDEVGGAPVLTQVALFRLLDDRVLAVQQHDPFSDAHVLARGIVGTRRVDGQDVPTVASPMHKQVFDLRTGVCLDPAGKVPRPGLLPDLRTWDVEVVDGDVRVAVTAGAR